One Eurosta solidaginis isolate ZX-2024a chromosome 5, ASM4086904v1, whole genome shotgun sequence DNA segment encodes these proteins:
- the LOC137254154 gene encoding uncharacterized protein, with product MDYIVKHKVFGIIRCWMYSVEWQKRGLPHAHILLWMLDTIRPDDIDSIISAEIPDPETDPELYSVVTTNMIHGPCGVHNPDSPCMENGNCTKRLPRLLVADTISGIDGYPLYRRRSPDDNGKSIVMKVKGNNVIVDNRWIVPYCPLLSKTFSTHCNFSTAIPLNPSNTFANM from the coding sequence ATGGATTACATCGTTAAGCATAAGGTTTTTGGCATAATCCGTTGTTGGATGTACTCGGTTGAATGGCAGAAGCGTGGCTTACCACATGCACACATTTTGCTTTGGATGCTTGACACGATCCGTCCAGATGATATTGATTCGATCATTtcggccgaaataccagatccagAAACTGATCCGGAGCTGTATTCCGTTGTGACAACGAACATGATCCATGGGCCTTGCGGAGTCCACAACCCAGATTCGCCGTGCATGGAAAACGGAAATTGTACAAAGCGTCTCCCCCGTCTGTTGGTGGCTGACACAATCTCTGGAatcgacggatatccattgtatcggcgTCGTTCTCCAGATGACAATGGCAAATCAATCGTGATGAAAGTGAAAGGAAACAATGTCATCGTCGATAACCGCTGGATCGTTCCATATTGTCCGCTTTTGTCGAAAACGTTCTCAACTCACTGCAATTTTAGTACTGCAATTCCATTAAATCCATCAAATACGTTTGCAAATATGTGA